The following coding sequences are from one Collimonas arenae window:
- a CDS encoding MFS transporter, which yields MGRPVVASQSELSEEQLMKKVAWRLMPLLIVMFLVSFIDRQNVGFAKLEMVHALHMSEAAYGLGASLFFIGYLLFEIPSTLALHKYGARVWLARIMFTWGAVTILLGFTSSLPMFYVLRFMLGIAEAGFYPGVIYYLTLWFPQAYRTRVLGVFTLGSALANMLGALVGGLLLNLNGTLGLAGWQWVFIATGAPAVLLTLIVMLYLPGSIDEAKFLSAGQKARLNDMMRRDAPPNATHGNPLAALWDLRVLLFAATYMLMSTSLYGVTYWLPTLVKGFGVSSTINGLLNMIPWGLAVLLLLWLPGKLRGDRVVYRAIAVIGLLGLLCFTSSALLDSNILRFGALVIGGACITLLYPCFWSLPPKFFQGARAAASIAAINSIGNLGGFFGQNLMPYVGKVTHSNVTPMLVPAACLAVLGVGGLVAVGWQRKRDLLAVADAETALQRQVAIQEDGSEDPGSSIDQLLDLHPDHLEMPHQQPGPTAR from the coding sequence GAAGAACAGTTGATGAAGAAGGTAGCGTGGCGCTTGATGCCGTTGCTGATCGTGATGTTCCTGGTGTCGTTCATCGATCGGCAGAATGTCGGGTTCGCCAAGCTGGAGATGGTGCATGCATTGCACATGAGCGAGGCCGCGTATGGATTGGGCGCTTCGCTGTTTTTCATCGGCTACCTGCTGTTTGAAATTCCCAGTACGCTGGCATTGCACAAATACGGTGCACGGGTATGGCTGGCACGCATCATGTTCACCTGGGGCGCGGTGACGATATTGCTCGGCTTCACCAGTTCGCTGCCAATGTTCTACGTGCTGCGTTTCATGCTTGGTATCGCCGAAGCGGGTTTTTATCCCGGCGTGATTTACTACCTGACATTGTGGTTTCCACAGGCATATCGCACCCGGGTGCTCGGTGTGTTCACTCTGGGTAGCGCGTTGGCGAACATGTTGGGCGCGTTGGTGGGCGGCTTGTTGCTGAATCTGAACGGTACGCTCGGGCTGGCCGGCTGGCAATGGGTCTTTATTGCGACCGGTGCGCCAGCGGTGTTGCTAACCCTGATCGTGATGTTGTACCTGCCGGGTTCGATCGATGAAGCGAAGTTCCTGTCGGCCGGCCAGAAAGCCCGACTGAACGACATGATGCGCCGCGACGCGCCGCCCAACGCAACGCATGGCAATCCGCTGGCGGCGCTGTGGGATCTGCGGGTGTTGCTGTTTGCTGCCACCTACATGCTGATGTCAACTTCGCTGTACGGCGTTACCTATTGGCTACCGACGTTGGTCAAGGGGTTCGGCGTCAGCTCCACCATCAACGGTTTGTTGAACATGATTCCGTGGGGGCTGGCGGTGTTGTTGCTGTTGTGGTTGCCGGGCAAGTTACGCGGCGACCGCGTGGTATATAGAGCGATTGCCGTCATCGGCCTGCTGGGTTTGTTGTGCTTTACCTCCAGCGCGTTGCTGGATTCGAATATCCTGCGCTTTGGCGCGCTGGTGATCGGTGGCGCCTGCATCACCTTGCTGTATCCGTGTTTCTGGTCGCTGCCGCCGAAATTCTTCCAAGGCGCACGTGCCGCCGCCAGTATTGCTGCGATCAATTCGATCGGTAATCTGGGCGGGTTTTTCGGGCAGAATCTGATGCCTTATGTGGGCAAGGTCACGCATAGCAATGTGACGCCGATGCTGGTGCCGGCGGCTTGCCTGGCGGTGCTGGGGGTGGGTGGATTGGTGGCTGTCGGCTGGCAGCGCAAACGCGATTTGCTGGCGGTCGCCGATGCCGAGACTGCATTGCAGCGTCAAGTGGCGATTCAGGAGGACGGCAGCGAAGATCCGGGTTCCAGTATTGATCAGTTGCTCGACTTGCATCCAGATCACCTGGAAATGCCGCACCAGCAGCCAGGGCCGACAGCACGTTAA